One genomic segment of Nocardia spumae includes these proteins:
- a CDS encoding L-threonylcarbamoyladenylate synthase, which produces MSTVYDCSDPDSRAAGVTAARTTLKSGRLAVIPTDTVYGIAADAFDSAAVAALLAAKRRGRDMPVPVLVGSWNTIDGLVFSVQPQARDLIRAFWPGGLSLVVQQAPSLAWDLGDARGTVMLRMPLHPIALELLREVGPMAVSSANVSGQPPATTVAEARAQLGEQVGVYLDGGQAEHGVPSTIVDLTGDRPRVLRAGAVTIDRVAEVLGMSPDELAPEPTR; this is translated from the coding sequence GTGAGTACCGTCTACGACTGCTCCGATCCCGATTCTCGTGCTGCCGGTGTGACTGCCGCGCGGACGACCCTGAAATCCGGACGGCTGGCCGTCATACCCACCGACACGGTCTATGGAATCGCCGCGGACGCGTTCGATTCCGCGGCCGTCGCCGCCCTGCTGGCGGCCAAGCGTCGCGGGCGCGATATGCCGGTGCCGGTGCTGGTGGGTTCGTGGAACACCATCGACGGACTCGTCTTCTCCGTGCAGCCGCAGGCCCGGGACCTGATCCGGGCCTTCTGGCCCGGTGGCCTGAGCCTGGTCGTGCAGCAAGCGCCCTCGCTGGCCTGGGATCTCGGTGATGCCCGCGGGACGGTGATGTTGCGCATGCCGTTGCACCCCATCGCGCTGGAACTGCTGCGGGAGGTGGGCCCGATGGCGGTGTCGAGCGCGAACGTCTCCGGGCAGCCGCCCGCGACGACGGTGGCGGAGGCCCGCGCGCAGCTGGGCGAGCAGGTCGGTGTCTATCTCGACGGCGGCCAGGCCGAGCACGGCGTGCCCTCCACGATCGTGGACCTGACCGGTGACCGGCCGCGGGTGTTGCGGGCCGGCGCGGTGACCATCGATCGGGTCGCCGAGGTCCTGGGCATGTCGCCGGACGAACTCGCCCCCGAGCCCACCCGCTGA
- the prmC gene encoding peptide chain release factor N(5)-glutamine methyltransferase, with protein MGETPVASGHHRVPLRPAINEAVGVLAAAGVPSPQIDAEHLAAHILEVERPRLALIPMVTPEQLERFRKLVARRAERVPLQHLTGIASMGEVDLEVGPGVFVPRPETELIFAWALAQLEAAGHDHPPIVVDLCTGSGALALAIANARPDVEVHAVEIDPTARQWAQRNADRQAALGDTPITVHAGDVTDPAVLAELDGRVDVVVANPPYIPAGARLDPEVAEHDPHSALFAGRDGLAVIGPMIATIARLLRPEGVTAVEHDDSHGPRVAALFEAQGGFVGIAEHPDLAGKPRFVAARSRNR; from the coding sequence ATGGGCGAAACTCCCGTGGCGAGCGGTCACCATCGCGTGCCGCTGCGTCCCGCGATCAACGAGGCGGTCGGGGTACTGGCCGCGGCGGGCGTACCCAGTCCGCAGATCGACGCCGAACACCTCGCAGCCCATATCCTCGAGGTCGAGCGGCCGCGGCTGGCGTTGATCCCGATGGTCACCCCCGAACAACTCGAGCGGTTCCGCAAGCTCGTGGCCCGGCGCGCCGAGCGGGTGCCGTTGCAGCATCTGACCGGAATCGCGTCGATGGGTGAGGTGGACCTCGAGGTCGGTCCGGGAGTTTTCGTTCCGCGCCCGGAAACCGAGTTGATCTTCGCCTGGGCGCTGGCGCAACTGGAGGCCGCCGGACACGACCACCCGCCGATCGTGGTCGACCTGTGCACCGGATCCGGTGCGCTGGCCCTGGCGATCGCGAACGCTCGCCCCGACGTCGAGGTGCACGCCGTCGAAATCGACCCCACCGCACGGCAATGGGCGCAGCGCAACGCCGATCGGCAAGCGGCACTGGGGGATACGCCGATCACCGTGCACGCCGGCGATGTCACCGACCCCGCGGTGCTCGCCGAACTCGACGGCCGGGTCGACGTGGTGGTCGCCAATCCGCCCTATATCCCCGCCGGTGCCCGGCTGGATCCCGAAGTGGCCGAACACGATCCGCATTCGGCGCTGTTCGCCGGCCGGGACGGTCTGGCGGTGATCGGACCGATGATCGCCACCATCGCCCGGTTGCTGCGCCCCGAGGGCGTCACCGCGGTCGAACACGACGATTCGCACGGTCCGCGGGTCGCGGCTCTGTTCGAGGCGCAGGGCGGTTTCGTCGGGATCGCCGAACATCCCGACCTGGCCGGGAAGCCACGCTTCGTCGCGGCCCGATCGCGAAACCGATGA
- the prfA gene encoding peptide chain release factor 1: MADKITAPSAIDDILAEHAGLETQLSDPALHNDPAEARRVGKRFAELAPIMSTYTKLGTARDDLAAARELAADDSSFAAEVPGLEQQVAELEKTLTDLLAPRDPHDADDVVLEVKSGEGGEESALFASDLARMYIRYAERHGWKVEVLDANVSDLGGYKEATLSIKSREPSRDGVWSRLKFEGGVHRVQRVPVTESQGRIHTSAAGVLIYPEPDEVEQVQIDESDLRIDVYRSSGKGGQGVNTTDSAVRITHLPTGIVVTCQNERSQLQNKLRAMQVLSARLQALAEEQAEADAAAGRASQIRTVDRSERIRTYNFPENRITDHRIGFKAHNLDSVLDGELDALLNALGEADRTARLAAE; this comes from the coding sequence ATGGCCGACAAGATCACGGCCCCATCCGCCATCGACGACATCCTCGCCGAACACGCCGGCCTGGAGACGCAGCTGTCCGATCCCGCGCTGCACAACGACCCGGCCGAGGCCCGGCGCGTCGGTAAGCGGTTCGCCGAACTGGCGCCGATCATGTCGACCTACACCAAACTCGGCACCGCCCGTGACGACCTCGCCGCGGCCCGGGAGCTGGCCGCCGACGATTCGTCGTTCGCGGCCGAGGTTCCCGGCCTCGAACAGCAGGTGGCCGAGCTCGAGAAGACGCTCACCGATCTGCTCGCCCCGCGTGATCCGCACGATGCCGACGATGTCGTGCTCGAGGTGAAATCGGGTGAAGGGGGCGAGGAGTCGGCACTGTTCGCCTCCGATCTGGCCCGGATGTATATCCGCTATGCCGAACGGCACGGCTGGAAGGTCGAGGTTCTCGACGCCAACGTCTCCGATCTGGGCGGATACAAGGAGGCCACGCTGTCGATCAAGAGCCGCGAGCCCAGCCGTGACGGCGTCTGGTCGCGGCTGAAGTTCGAGGGCGGCGTGCATCGCGTCCAGCGAGTGCCGGTGACCGAATCCCAAGGCCGCATCCATACCTCCGCGGCCGGCGTGCTGATCTATCCGGAGCCGGATGAGGTCGAACAGGTGCAGATCGACGAATCCGATCTGCGCATCGACGTCTACCGTTCCTCCGGTAAGGGCGGCCAGGGTGTCAACACCACCGACTCGGCGGTTCGCATCACCCACCTGCCCACCGGCATCGTGGTGACCTGTCAGAACGAGCGCTCCCAGCTGCAGAACAAGTTGCGTGCCATGCAGGTGCTCTCGGCGCGGTTGCAGGCGTTGGCCGAGGAACAGGCCGAGGCCGACGCTGCCGCGGGCCGCGCGTCGCAGATTCGGACGGTCGACCGTTCCGAGCGCATCCGCACCTACAACTTCCCCGAGAACCGCATCACCGATCACCGCATCGGCTTCAAGGCACACAACCTGGACTCGGTGCTCGACGGTGAGCTGGACGCTCTGCTGAACGCGCTCGGTGAGGCCGACCGCACCGCGCGGCTCGCGGCAGAGTAG
- the rpmE gene encoding 50S ribosomal protein L31: MKAGIHPAYVPTTVVCGCGNTFQTHSTKESGHITVEVCSQCHPFYTGKQKILDTGGRVARFEARYGKRAKKSESSEAK, from the coding sequence ATGAAGGCAGGAATCCACCCGGCATACGTGCCGACCACCGTTGTCTGCGGTTGCGGCAACACCTTCCAGACTCACAGCACCAAGGAGTCGGGCCACATCACCGTCGAGGTCTGCTCGCAGTGCCACCCGTTCTACACGGGCAAGCAGAAGATCCTCGACACCGGCGGCCGCGTCGCCCGCTTCGAGGCCCGCTACGGCAAGCGTGCCAAGAAGTCCGAGTCCTCGGAAGCCAAGTAG
- the rho gene encoding transcription termination factor Rho, with protein sequence MTDTDLLATPGVDTTAGPSDGRESDSGQISKMSEHTDVARSGLTGMLLPQLRALAGELGIRGTSGMRKGDLIAAIKENQASAGKPARGGRGDAKSADADATPASNADVATESGAPSKNETSKSAETSGKDRAKNESKGGGRNGVARGRQQTLDGVADSAPADGAPAKAAAKTDQSAKPEKAESAARPADSGDESGREGGQRGRGRQRRGRDQRGDGDNRAEAKTESKAETSGDAKPDQDSGERRRDRNQSGGGQNQAGQNGPARGNDDEEGGRGRRGRRFRERRRGGRDREGGEGRDVELRDDDVLQPVAGILDVLDNYAFVRTSGYLAGPNDVYVSMNLVRKNGLRRGDAITGAVRAPREGEQGNQRQKFDPLVRLDTVNGSDVDASKRRPEFNKLTPLYPNQRLRLETQQNKLTTRVIDLIMPIGKGQRALIVSPPKAGKTTILQDIANAIAINNPECYLMVVLVDERPEEVTDMQRSVRGEVIASTFDRPPSDHTSVAELAIERAKRLVEMGQDVVVLLDSITRLGRAYNNSSPASGRILSGGVDSTALYPPKRFLGAARNIENGGSLTIIATAMVETGSTGDTVIFEEFKGTGNAELKLDRKIAERRVFPAVDINPSSTRHDELLMSPDEMAVVHKLRRVLSGLDSQQAIDLLIDRLKKSKNNVEFLMTVSKTAPGALDE encoded by the coding sequence GTGACAGATACGGACCTGCTCGCGACACCCGGGGTGGACACCACTGCTGGTCCCTCGGACGGCCGCGAAAGTGACTCCGGACAGATTTCGAAGATGAGCGAACACACCGACGTCGCACGATCGGGGCTGACTGGAATGTTGTTGCCGCAGTTGCGTGCGCTTGCCGGAGAGCTCGGTATCCGAGGCACATCCGGTATGCGCAAGGGCGATCTCATCGCCGCCATCAAGGAAAACCAGGCCTCCGCCGGCAAGCCCGCGCGCGGTGGCCGGGGCGATGCGAAATCCGCCGATGCCGACGCGACGCCCGCGTCGAATGCCGACGTAGCGACCGAATCCGGTGCGCCGTCGAAGAACGAGACTTCCAAGTCCGCCGAAACGAGCGGTAAGGATCGCGCCAAGAACGAGTCGAAGGGCGGCGGCCGCAACGGCGTCGCGCGCGGCCGGCAGCAGACGCTCGACGGCGTCGCCGACTCCGCACCGGCCGACGGCGCCCCCGCGAAGGCCGCCGCCAAGACGGATCAGTCCGCGAAGCCGGAGAAGGCGGAATCCGCTGCGCGCCCGGCGGATTCGGGTGACGAGTCCGGTCGTGAGGGTGGTCAGCGCGGTCGGGGCCGGCAGCGTCGTGGCCGCGACCAGCGCGGTGACGGTGACAACCGCGCCGAGGCCAAGACCGAATCGAAGGCCGAGACCTCGGGCGACGCCAAGCCGGACCAGGACTCGGGCGAGCGTCGTCGCGACCGCAACCAGTCCGGTGGCGGTCAGAACCAGGCCGGTCAGAACGGCCCGGCCCGCGGCAACGACGACGAGGAAGGCGGTCGCGGTCGCCGCGGTCGCCGGTTCCGGGAGCGCCGCCGTGGCGGTCGTGATCGTGAGGGCGGCGAGGGCCGCGACGTCGAGCTGCGCGACGACGATGTCCTGCAGCCGGTGGCCGGCATCCTCGATGTGCTCGACAACTACGCGTTCGTCCGGACCTCCGGCTATCTGGCCGGTCCGAACGATGTGTATGTCTCGATGAACCTGGTGCGCAAGAACGGTCTGCGCCGCGGTGACGCGATCACCGGTGCGGTCCGCGCTCCGCGCGAGGGTGAACAGGGCAATCAGCGCCAGAAGTTCGACCCGCTGGTGCGGCTGGACACGGTCAACGGCTCGGATGTCGATGCTTCCAAGCGCCGTCCGGAGTTCAACAAGCTGACTCCGCTGTACCCGAACCAGCGACTGCGCCTGGAAACCCAGCAGAACAAGCTCACCACGCGCGTGATCGACCTGATCATGCCGATCGGCAAGGGGCAGCGCGCCCTGATCGTGTCGCCGCCGAAGGCCGGTAAGACCACGATTCTGCAGGACATCGCGAATGCGATCGCCATCAACAACCCCGAGTGCTACCTCATGGTCGTGCTGGTGGACGAGCGTCCCGAAGAGGTCACCGATATGCAGCGCTCGGTGCGCGGCGAGGTGATCGCCTCGACATTCGACCGGCCGCCGAGCGATCACACCTCGGTCGCCGAGCTGGCGATCGAGCGGGCCAAGCGCCTGGTGGAGATGGGGCAGGACGTCGTCGTGCTGCTCGACTCGATCACCCGTCTGGGCCGCGCCTACAACAACTCCTCGCCGGCGTCGGGTCGCATCCTGTCCGGTGGTGTGGACTCCACCGCGCTGTACCCGCCCAAGCGATTCCTCGGCGCGGCGCGCAACATCGAGAACGGCGGCTCGCTGACCATCATCGCCACCGCGATGGTGGAGACCGGTTCCACCGGTGACACGGTCATCTTCGAGGAGTTCAAGGGCACCGGTAACGCCGAGCTCAAACTCGATCGCAAGATCGCCGAGCGTCGCGTGTTCCCGGCCGTCGACATCAACCCCTCCAGCACCCGCCACGACGAGCTGCTCATGTCGCCCGACGAGATGGCGGTCGTGCACAAGCTGCGCCGGGTGCTGTCGGGCCTGGATTCGCAGCAGGCGATCGACCTGCTCATCGACCGGTTGAAGAAGTCGAAGAACAACGTCGAATTCTTGATGACGGTCTCGAAGACCGCGCCGGGAGCCTTGGACGAGTAA
- the thrB gene encoding homoserine kinase — protein MTRTLPPGITVTARVPASSANLGPGFDSLGIALGLYDEIVVRTTDSGLTIRVEGEGADDVPWGPSHLVVRAIERGLEAAGVWADGLDVVCRNVIPHSRGLGSSASAVVGGLAAARGLAAKFDPALPGSDAELVQLASEFEGHPDNAAASVLGGIVVSWTETDRAGELDAGGTVEHHQRVYRAVRLDPHPNLRATVLIPQERSSTAHTRGLLPDMVPHGDAAFNVSRAALAVVALTDRPDLLLPATQDRLHQGYRSSALPLTTAWIARLRMAGLAAMVSGAGPTILALGTEEFPDDLRKLADSEGLRVVEPDISAGVRVD, from the coding sequence ATGACGCGGACGCTCCCACCCGGTATCACCGTCACCGCGCGGGTGCCGGCCTCCAGCGCCAATCTCGGCCCCGGTTTCGACTCGCTCGGTATCGCTTTGGGGTTGTACGACGAGATCGTCGTGCGCACCACCGATTCCGGGCTTACCATCCGAGTGGAGGGCGAGGGCGCCGATGACGTCCCCTGGGGCCCTTCGCATCTGGTGGTTCGCGCGATCGAACGGGGGTTGGAAGCCGCGGGCGTCTGGGCCGATGGGCTGGATGTGGTGTGCCGCAACGTCATTCCGCATTCGAGAGGTTTGGGATCGTCCGCCTCGGCGGTGGTCGGCGGGCTGGCCGCCGCGCGCGGGCTGGCCGCCAAATTCGATCCGGCGCTGCCGGGTTCGGATGCCGAATTGGTGCAGTTGGCTTCGGAATTCGAGGGTCATCCCGACAACGCGGCCGCCAGCGTCCTCGGCGGCATCGTGGTGTCGTGGACCGAGACCGACCGCGCCGGTGAACTCGACGCGGGCGGTACCGTCGAGCACCACCAGCGCGTTTACCGCGCGGTACGGCTTGATCCGCACCCGAACCTGCGCGCCACGGTGCTGATCCCGCAGGAGCGGTCCTCGACCGCGCACACCCGCGGCCTGCTGCCGGATATGGTTCCGCACGGCGACGCCGCGTTCAACGTCAGCCGCGCGGCGCTGGCGGTGGTCGCGCTGACCGACCGTCCCGACCTGCTCCTGCCGGCGACCCAGGACCGCTTGCATCAGGGCTACCGGTCCTCGGCGCTGCCGCTGACGACCGCGTGGATCGCGCGTTTGCGGATGGCCGGGCTCGCCGCGATGGTGTCGGGCGCCGGTCCGACGATCTTGGCGCTGGGAACCGAAGAATTTCCGGACGACCTGCGTAAACTCGCAGACAGCGAGGGTCTGCGCGTGGTCGAACCGGATATTTCCGCGGGTGTACGCGTGGATTGA
- the thrC gene encoding threonine synthase, whose amino-acid sequence MSQTGAPPSAGAVHTPWPGLIAAYRDRLAVGADWEPVTLYEGGTPLVPAHHLSELTGCEVYLKVEGLNPTGSFKDRGMTMAMTDAKARGQKAVLCASTGNTSASAAAYATRAGMHCAVLIPQGKIAMGKLAQAVMLGAKIIQVEGNFDDCLELARKVTSDFPEVGLVNSVNPARIEGQKTAAFEICDALGKAPDVHALPVGNAGNITAYWKGYSEYHADGLTTGRPRMLGVQAAGAAPLVNGAPVKDPETIATAIRIGAPASWNSAVAAKEQSGGAFRAATDDEILAAYRLVASTEGVFVEPASAASVAGLLAARAEGWLEPGLTVVCTVTGNGLKDPDTALLGMPQVQAISVDPVAVARELELA is encoded by the coding sequence ATGAGTCAGACAGGAGCGCCGCCGTCGGCCGGGGCCGTGCACACTCCGTGGCCGGGGCTGATCGCCGCGTACCGGGATCGGCTGGCGGTCGGCGCCGATTGGGAGCCGGTCACGCTGTACGAGGGCGGAACCCCGCTGGTGCCCGCGCACCACCTGTCGGAGCTCACCGGCTGTGAGGTGTATCTCAAGGTCGAGGGCCTGAATCCGACCGGATCCTTCAAGGATCGCGGGATGACGATGGCGATGACCGACGCCAAGGCCCGCGGCCAGAAGGCCGTGCTGTGCGCCTCCACCGGCAACACCTCCGCCTCCGCGGCGGCCTACGCCACCCGCGCCGGAATGCACTGCGCGGTGCTGATCCCGCAGGGCAAGATCGCGATGGGCAAGCTCGCCCAGGCGGTCATGCTCGGCGCCAAGATCATTCAGGTCGAGGGCAATTTCGACGACTGCCTCGAACTGGCACGCAAGGTCACCTCCGACTTCCCCGAGGTCGGCCTGGTGAACTCGGTGAATCCGGCCCGCATCGAGGGGCAGAAGACCGCTGCCTTCGAGATCTGCGACGCGCTGGGCAAGGCCCCCGATGTCCACGCGCTGCCGGTGGGCAACGCGGGCAACATCACCGCGTACTGGAAGGGCTACAGCGAATATCACGCCGACGGTCTGACCACGGGCCGTCCGCGGATGCTCGGTGTCCAGGCCGCCGGCGCCGCCCCGCTGGTGAACGGTGCGCCGGTGAAGGATCCCGAGACCATCGCCACCGCCATCCGGATCGGCGCCCCCGCGTCGTGGAACAGCGCGGTGGCCGCCAAGGAGCAGTCCGGCGGCGCCTTCCGGGCGGCCACCGACGACGAGATCCTGGCCGCGTATCGCCTGGTCGCGAGCACCGAGGGCGTTTTCGTGGAACCCGCCTCGGCCGCCAGCGTGGCTGGTCTGCTGGCCGCCCGCGCGGAGGGCTGGCTCGAGCCCGGTCTCACCGTGGTGTGCACCGTGACCGGTAACGGTCTCAAGGATCCCGACACCGCGCTGCTGGGTATGCCGCAGGTCCAGGCGATCTCGGTGGATCCGGTAGCGGTGGCGCGCGAGCTCGAGTTGGCCTGA
- a CDS encoding homoserine dehydrogenase, translating to MTEAANQARGGFGAEHPLGVAVLGMGNVGTEVVRILREHADDLRSRVGAPVVLRGVAVRRIDVDRGIPADLLTTDAEALVGRDDVDLVVEVMGGIDPARKLILAALNAGKSVVTANKALLADYTGELAAAAEGSRADLYFEAAVAGAIPVVRPLIQSMSGDRVNRVVGIVNGTTNFILSAMDETGADYADTLAEATRLGYAEADPTADVEGYDAAAKAAILASLAFHTRVTAADVYREGISKITSEDLETADAVGCTVKLLALCERMPGSERLSMDGSAVCNPGEDETSTVRPGGKERVSVRVYPALIPRKHPLSSVTGAFNAVVVEAENAGRLMFYGQGAGGAPTASAVMGDLVMAARNKFYGGRAPGESVYAELPIAPIGDIPTRYHVNLQVADRTGVLQAVSGKFAEHGVSISTVRQEGHDEGARLVVVTHHAPESALADTVAALAELDSVTSVTSVLRLEGTEE from the coding sequence ATGACCGAGGCGGCCAACCAGGCCCGAGGTGGTTTCGGGGCCGAACATCCCCTCGGTGTGGCGGTGCTCGGCATGGGCAACGTCGGTACCGAGGTGGTGCGCATTCTGCGCGAGCACGCCGACGATCTGCGCTCGCGCGTGGGCGCGCCGGTGGTGCTGCGCGGTGTGGCGGTGCGCCGCATCGATGTCGACCGCGGCATCCCCGCCGATCTGCTGACCACCGATGCCGAGGCGCTGGTCGGCCGCGACGATGTCGATCTGGTCGTCGAGGTGATGGGCGGAATCGATCCGGCCCGCAAGCTGATCCTGGCCGCCCTCAACGCCGGCAAGTCGGTGGTGACGGCGAACAAGGCGCTGCTGGCCGACTACACCGGTGAGCTGGCGGCCGCGGCCGAGGGCAGCCGCGCGGACCTCTATTTCGAGGCCGCCGTCGCCGGGGCCATCCCGGTGGTGCGCCCGCTGATCCAGTCGATGTCCGGTGATCGGGTGAATCGGGTCGTCGGAATCGTCAACGGCACAACGAATTTCATTCTCTCGGCGATGGACGAGACCGGCGCCGACTATGCCGACACGCTGGCCGAGGCGACCCGGCTCGGATACGCCGAGGCGGATCCGACCGCCGATGTCGAGGGCTACGACGCCGCCGCGAAGGCCGCGATCCTGGCGTCGCTGGCCTTTCACACCCGCGTCACCGCCGCCGACGTCTACCGCGAAGGCATCTCGAAGATCACCTCTGAGGATCTCGAGACCGCCGATGCGGTCGGCTGCACGGTGAAGCTGCTCGCCCTCTGCGAGCGCATGCCAGGAAGTGAACGGCTGTCGATGGACGGCTCCGCGGTCTGCAATCCCGGCGAGGACGAGACGAGCACCGTTCGTCCCGGCGGTAAGGAGCGGGTGTCGGTGCGCGTCTACCCGGCGCTGATCCCGCGCAAGCATCCGCTGTCGTCGGTCACCGGCGCCTTCAACGCGGTGGTGGTCGAGGCCGAGAACGCGGGCCGGCTGATGTTCTACGGTCAGGGCGCCGGCGGTGCGCCGACCGCCTCGGCCGTCATGGGTGACCTGGTGATGGCGGCCCGCAACAAGTTCTACGGTGGCCGCGCACCGGGTGAATCGGTTTATGCTGAGCTGCCGATCGCGCCGATCGGCGACATCCCGACCCGCTATCACGTGAACCTGCAGGTCGCCGACCGCACCGGGGTTCTGCAGGCGGTGTCCGGCAAATTCGCCGAGCACGGTGTCAGCATCTCGACGGTCCGCCAGGAGGGACACGACGAGGGCGCACGACTGGTCGTGGTCACCCACCACGCACCGGAGTCGGCGCTGGCCGATACGGTGGCAGCACTTGCCGAGTTGGATTCCGTCACGTCCGTGACCAGCGTCTTGAGATTGGAAGGCACCGAGGAATGA